Genomic segment of Streptosporangium sp. NBC_01755:
GGCGTGCGCCCGCCGCTTGGCCTGCGTGCCCTCACCGGGGTCGTTCACCAGGAACGGGTAGACCAGCGGCAGATCGCCGAGCGCCGCGTCGGGGCCGCAGGAGGCCGACATCCCCGTCGACTTGCCGGGCAGCCACTCCAGGTTGCCGTGCTTGCCGACGTGCACGATCGCGTGCGCGCCGAAGTCGTCGGCCAGCCACCGGTAGGCGGCCAGGTAGTGGTGGCTCGGCGGCAGGTCGGGGTCGTGGTAGATGGCGACCGGGTTCTCCCCGAAGCCTCGCGGCGGCTGGACCATCACCACGAGGTTGCCCGCGCGCAGCGCGGCCAGCACGATCTCGCCATCGGGATCGCGGCTCCGGTCGACGAACAACTCGCCCGGCGGCGGCCCCCAGTGCGCCTCGATGTCGCGGCGCAGGTCCTCGGGCAGCGTCTCGAACCACGCCCGGTAGCGCGCGGCCGGGATCCGCACCGGGTTCGCGGCCAGTTGCTCCTCGGTGAGCCAGTTCTGGTCCTGGCCACCCGCCGCGATCAGTGCGTGGATCAGCGCGTCGCCGTCCTGCTCCGCCACGCCGGGGAAACCGTCCCCGAGGTCGTACCCGGCCTCCGCCATGGCCGTGAGCAGCCTGACCACACTGGCCGGGGTGTCCAGGCCGACCGCGTTGCCGATCCTGGCGTGCTTGGTCGGGTACGCCGACAGCATCACCGCGATCCGTCGTTCCGGCGCTCGGACATGCCGGAGCAGGCCGTGCCGTACGGCGATGCCGGCGACGCGCGAGGCCCGCTCGGGGTCGGCCACGTACACGGTCAGGCCCTCGTTGTCGACCTCCTTGAAGGAGAACGGCACGGTGATGATCCGCCCGTCGAACTCGGGGATCGCCACCTGGGAGGCGGCGTCGAGCGGGGACAGGCCGTCGTCGTTCTCCCGCCAGGCGTCCCTTCCCGTGGTCAGGCAGAGGCCCTGCAGGATCGGCACGTCCAGCTCGGCGAGCGCGCCGACGTCCCACGCGGAGTCGTCCCCGCCCGCCGAGGCGGTCGCCGGGCGGGTGCCCCCGGCGGCGAGCACGGTGACCACCAGGGTGTCCGCGGCTCGGAGCGTGTCGAACAGGCCGGGCTCGGCGGTGCGGAGGGAACCGCAGTAGACGGGCAGGGCCTGGCCACCCGCGTCCTCGATGGCCAGGCAGAGCGCCTCGACGAAGGCGGTGTTGCCCGCGACGTGGTGCGCGCGGTAGTAGAGCACGCCGATGACGGGGCCCTCGGTGCGCCGTGCGACGCGTTCGAGGGGGCCCCAGCTCGGGGTGGGCACGGGCGGCGCGAAGCCGTACCCGGTGAGCAGCACCGTGTCGGAGAGGAAGGCGTGCAACTGGGCCAGGTTCGCGGGGCCGCCGTGCGCGAGGTAGGCGTGCGCCTCGGCGCAGACGCCGCCGGGCACCGTGGACAGCTCCATCAGCTCGGCGTCGGGGGCCTGCTCGCCGCCGAGGATCACGACGGGCCGCTGGCCCGCGAGCAGCGCGTCCAGCCCGTCCTCCCATGCCCGCCGTCCGCCGAGCAGTCGCACGACCACAAGGTCCGTGCCCTCGGTCAGCGCGGGCAGGTCCTCGGCGGACAACCTCGCCGGGTTGCCGAGCCGGTAGTCCGCGCCGCTCGCCCGCGCGCTGAGCAGGTCGGTGTCGGAGGTCGACAGCAGCAGGACGCAGGGCGGCGCCGAAGGCATGGGCGGCGCCGGCGACACGGGCGACACGGGTGACACAGCGGCCTGCGACGCGGGTGGCGCGGGAGATCGGGGGGTGGGTGACACGGCGGCCTGCGACGCGGGCGACACGGGGGATCGGGGGGTGGGCGGCACGGAGCGCATGGAGAAGTCCTCCCTCGGGGTCCTCGCCCCGGGTCGTCGTCATCGCGACGGCAGGAGTCTCCTGGCTCCCGGATCAACGCTCACCCCGGCCTTCCCGTCCGTTGCCGGACCGTGGCCTTCGGTGGGGTTCGCTCCCCGGTTACAGTGGCGGGACCGCGCCGGTTTCACACCGGCTTCCTCCCTGCGCCGTCGCCTAGGGTCACACTATGCCAGGCGGACATCCGTAAAGAAATGGGAGCTACCATCCACTGCGTGTCAATAACTGACCCTCCCGGAAGAACCCGGACAGACGCGTGTCCCGGAGCGCTCCAGGTGCATGCTGCGGCCGATGGCGGCCTGGCGCGGATCCGGGTTCCCGGTGGGGCGCTCACGGCGCGTCAGCTCCGCGTGGTCGCCGCCGCCGCCCGGGAGCTCGGATCCGGCGTGATCGAGCTGACCTCCAGGGCGAACCTCCAGGTACGCGGCCTGCCACCGCAGCACGGCGAGCCCCTTCCCGCCGTGCATCCGTCACGCGACGACGCGCACGCCCCGGACGGTGAGTCTTCTCCGGTCGGGGTTTCCGTACGCGGTGACGTGGGCGTTCCGGACGGTGAGTCTTCTCCGGTCGGGGTTTCCGTACGCGGTGACGTGGACGGTGACACGCGCGTTCCGGACGGCGGGCGGCGGCTTTCCCCGGCACCTGACTTCGCCGCGCGGCTGGCCGCCGCCGGGCTGTTGCCGTCGGCCACGCACGAGCGGGTACGTAACATCGTGGCCTCCCCCCTGGCCGGGCGGGCACCCGCGAGCATGCTCGACGTCCGTCCGCTCGTGTCCGAGTTGGACGGGGAACTCTGCGCCCGGCCCGCGCTCGCCGACCTGCCCGGTCGGTTCCTGTTCGCGCTCGACGACGGCTCGGGCGACATGGTGGCTCTCGGCGCGGACGTCACGCTGCTGCCGGTCGATCCGGCGGACGCCTCGGTGGACGTCTCCGAGGTGGCGCTGCTGCTCGCCGGTGCCGACCACGGGCTGCGCACGCCCGTCTCCTCCGCCGTCACCGGTATGCTCGCGGTCGCCGAGGCGTTCCTGGCCGAGCGCGCCGAGCAGGGGGCGGGCGCGTGGCGGCTCGCCGAGCTGACCGACGGCCCAGGCCGGGTCTCGGCCCGCGCGCTCAGGGCGGAACCGGATCTGCGCCAGGCCGCCGCCCCCGCCGTACGGCGGGGGCGGACCGTGCACGGCGGCACGGTCGGGGTCATCGCGCAGCGTGACGGAAGGTCGGCCCTCACCGTTCTCGCCGCGCTCGGGCGGCTCACGGCGGCCCAGCTGGAGGTGCTCGCCCAGGCGGCCGAGCACGGCGGGGGAGAGGTCCGGGTGACACCGTGGCGGACGATCGTCGTCCCCGATCTGCCGTCGCCGGAGGTCGACGGCCGGCGGGCGACGCTCACGGCCGCGGGCCTGGTCGGCGATCCGGCGTCGCCGTGGCTGGGCCTGACCGCCTGCGCCGGCCGCCCCGGATGTGCCAAGGCCCTCGCCGACGTTCACGCCGACGTCCATGCGGGTGTTCACGCCGACGTCCACACCTACATCCACGCCGACATCCACGCGGGTGTTCACCCGAACGCCGGCGACACCGGCTCCGAGGCCGGTGCGGACGGTCCTGACGACGTCCACCCCTCGCGAGGCCTCACCCGTGCGCTCCCCGTGCACTGGTCGGGCTGTGAGCGGCGGTGCGGACGCCCGCGCGGCCGGGTCGTGGACGTGGTCGCGACCGGAGACGGATACCGCGTCGAGGCGGACGATGTGAGCCGTACGTTCGCCGACGCCGAGCAGACGAGCGCCGCGGTGGCGGCGACCAGAGAGGGAACGTGATCGACTACATCAGGGACGGGGCGGAGATCTACCGCCGCTCCTTCGCCACCATCCGCGCGGAGACCAACCTGGGCGGCATGCCGCCGGGCGTCGCCCAGGTCGCGGTCCGCATGGTGCACGCCTGCGGCATGGTCGACCTCGTCGACGACCTCGCGTGGTCGCCGGGAGTCGTCACGGCGGCGCGCGAGGCGCTACGCGACGGCGCGCCCGTGCTGTGCGACGCCATGATGGTCGCCTCCGGCGTCACCAGGCGACGGCTTCCGAAGGACAACGAGGTGATCTGTACGCTCGGCGACCCACGGGTCCCGGAGCTGGCACTGCGGCTGGGCACCACCCGTAGCGCCGCGGCGCTGGAACTGTGGCGCGACCGGCTCGACGGCGCGGTGGTCGCGATCGGCAACGCGCCGACCGCGCTGTTCCGCCTGCTCGAACTGGTCGAGGAGGGTGCCGGACGCCCGGCCGCGGTGCTGGGCGTGCCTGTCGGCTTCATCGGGGCCGCGGAGTCGAAGCTGGCCCTGGCCGAGCATCCGGCCGGACTCGACCACCTGGTGGTCCACGGCCGCAGGGGCGG
This window contains:
- a CDS encoding precorrin-3B synthase, whose amino-acid sequence is MHAAADGGLARIRVPGGALTARQLRVVAAAARELGSGVIELTSRANLQVRGLPPQHGEPLPAVHPSRDDAHAPDGESSPVGVSVRGDVGVPDGESSPVGVSVRGDVDGDTRVPDGGRRLSPAPDFAARLAAAGLLPSATHERVRNIVASPLAGRAPASMLDVRPLVSELDGELCARPALADLPGRFLFALDDGSGDMVALGADVTLLPVDPADASVDVSEVALLLAGADHGLRTPVSSAVTGMLAVAEAFLAERAEQGAGAWRLAELTDGPGRVSARALRAEPDLRQAAAPAVRRGRTVHGGTVGVIAQRDGRSALTVLAALGRLTAAQLEVLAQAAEHGGGEVRVTPWRTIVVPDLPSPEVDGRRATLTAAGLVGDPASPWLGLTACAGRPGCAKALADVHADVHAGVHADVHTYIHADIHAGVHPNAGDTGSEAGADGPDDVHPSRGLTRALPVHWSGCERRCGRPRGRVVDVVATGDGYRVEADDVSRTFADAEQTSAAVAATREGT
- a CDS encoding precorrin-8X methylmutase is translated as MIDYIRDGAEIYRRSFATIRAETNLGGMPPGVAQVAVRMVHACGMVDLVDDLAWSPGVVTAAREALRDGAPVLCDAMMVASGVTRRRLPKDNEVICTLGDPRVPELALRLGTTRSAAALELWRDRLDGAVVAIGNAPTALFRLLELVEEGAGRPAAVLGVPVGFIGAAESKLALAEHPAGLDHLVVHGRRGGSAMAAAAVNAIASEEE